AACAAGGGATACGCGGCGACGACGGAGTTCCTGACCACCTGGGACTGGCCGGCCTACCTCGACCGCTTCCGCCGCGCGCACCGGGTGGGTCCGGGCTAGTGCCGATCCGATACTCCGCCCCGGGCCGGATCAATCTGATCGGTGAGCACACCGACTACAACGCGGGGTTTGCGTTGCCGATTGCCTTGCCGCAGCGCACGTTTGTGCGCTTCGACCCGGACTCATCGGGTGGGCTGGACGTGTCGAGCGCGTTGGGTGACGCGCCGGTGCGGATCGGCCTGGACACCGCTCCGGGGGACGTGACGGGGTGGGCGGCCTATGTCGCCGGGGTGGTGTGGGCGCTGCGACGCGCCGGGATCGCGGCGCCCGGCGGGACGATGACGATCACCAGCGACGTCGAGATCGGATCCGGGTTGTCGTCATCGGCGGCGTTGGAGTGCGCGGTGCTCGGTGCGCTGCTCACGGCGGCCGGCGTCGAGCTCGGTGGCGTCGAGCAGGCGCGGATCGCGCAGCAGGCCGAGAACGAGTACGTCGGCGCGCCAACGGGTCTGCTCGATCAGCTGGCGTCGCTGTTCGGCGCACCCCGGCAGGCGATGCTGATCGATTTCCGCGAGGTCACCGTTTCACGGCTGCGGTTCGATCCCGAGGCGGCCGGGGTCGCGCTGCTGCTGATCGACTCACGGGTCCGGCACGCCCACGCTGGCGGCGAATACGCGGCCCGGCGGGTGTCGTGTGAGCGGGCCGCCGCCGAGCTCGGGGTGGCCACGTTGCGTGAGGTCTCTGATCCGTCGGCGCTTGGGGCCGTGCGAGATCCGGTCGCTGCCCGGCGGGCGCGGCACGTGCTGACCGAGAACCAGCGTGTACTCGATTGTGTTGCGGCGATGGCCTCTTCGGACTTCTCGGCCGCCGGTGAGTTGTGGACCGCATCCCACGCCTCGATGCGCGACGACTTCGAGATCGCCACGCCACACCTCGATCTGATCGTGGACGCCGCGGTGCGGGCCGGTGCGCTCGGGGCGCGGATGACCGGTGGCGGCTTCGGCGGCTGTGTGATCGCGTTGGTGCCGGCCGGGCGGGTGACGGCGGTCGGCGAGGCGATATCCCGGGAAGTGCGCGACGTAGGCTATCCGGAGCCTGCCATCACCAGGACCCATGCCGGGGCCGGCGCGGGACCGGTCACCGCAGTTTGACCATGCGCGTCGTCGAGCTCTCGTCCAACTCGACGACGTCGGACCGCGATCGCAGGAAATCGCTGAACGACTTGAAGCCCAACGCTTTCTCACTGAACGACGGGTCCATCCGTTTCATCTGGGCCTTGACCGCCGAGTTGTGCAGCCACTCGACGTCGTCCTTCTCCAAGCCGATGTGCAGGGCGCGGGTGAGTAGCGCGGTGGCCTCGGCCTGCGGGTCGGGTTCTTCGGTCTTGCGGGTGCGCTTCTGCTGCTTGGGTTCCGGTTCGGGCGTGGACGTCGGGATGCCGGGCAGGGCGTCGTAGACGACGAACTCGTCGCACGCGGCGGCCAGCATGCGGCTGGACGCGCCGGCCACCCCGATGCCGACGACATAGCGGCCGAGGCGTTTGCAGCGCTGGGCCAGCGGAATGTAGTCGGAGTCGCCGGCGACGATCACCACGTGGGTGAGGTCGGGGAGGCGGAACATGTCCTCGACCGCGTCGACGGCCAGCCGGATGTCGGCGCCGTTCTTGCCGTACGCGGCGGCCGGGAACAGCTGGACCAGATCGACGGCGCGGCCGACGAGCTGTTGGCGGTACTCGGCGTTGACGTCGGAGGACCAGTCGGCGTAGGCGCGGGTGAGCACCAGGGTGCCGAAAGAAGAAGCGAAGTCAAGTATCGCGCCGATGTCGACCGTGGCCTTGGTGAGCTTGTCGGGTTCCAGCCCCTTGGCCTTGTCCTTCTGAAAAGAGTTGCGGCCGTTCACCTGGTCGTAG
The genomic region above belongs to Mycolicibacterium sp. HK-90 and contains:
- a CDS encoding galactokinase: MPIRYSAPGRINLIGEHTDYNAGFALPIALPQRTFVRFDPDSSGGLDVSSALGDAPVRIGLDTAPGDVTGWAAYVAGVVWALRRAGIAAPGGTMTITSDVEIGSGLSSSAALECAVLGALLTAAGVELGGVEQARIAQQAENEYVGAPTGLLDQLASLFGAPRQAMLIDFREVTVSRLRFDPEAAGVALLLIDSRVRHAHAGGEYAARRVSCERAAAELGVATLREVSDPSALGAVRDPVAARRARHVLTENQRVLDCVAAMASSDFSAAGELWTASHASMRDDFEIATPHLDLIVDAAVRAGALGARMTGGGFGGCVIALVPAGRVTAVGEAISREVRDVGYPEPAITRTHAGAGAGPVTAV
- a CDS encoding NYN domain-containing protein yields the protein MTEPATRVAVYLDFDNIIISRYDQVNGRNSFQKDKAKGLEPDKLTKATVDIGAILDFASSFGTLVLTRAYADWSSDVNAEYRQQLVGRAVDLVQLFPAAAYGKNGADIRLAVDAVEDMFRLPDLTHVVIVAGDSDYIPLAQRCKRLGRYVVGIGVAGASSRMLAAACDEFVVYDALPGIPTSTPEPEPKQQKRTRKTEEPDPQAEATALLTRALHIGLEKDDVEWLHNSAVKAQMKRMDPSFSEKALGFKSFSDFLRSRSDVVELDESSTTRMVKLR